One window from the genome of Bacteroidota bacterium encodes:
- a CDS encoding T9SS type A sorting domain-containing protein, with translation TATKAGETFKDVYVFPNPVKGDYQGDIIVTGLMADTNVKITDISGNLVYETKSVGGQAVWHGKNLHGHRVHTGVYLVFCASSDGTQTCVTKILFIR, from the coding sequence ACAGCAACAAAAGCCGGCGAAACCTTTAAAGATGTCTATGTTTTCCCAAATCCCGTGAAAGGAGATTATCAGGGAGATATCATTGTTACCGGTTTAATGGCCGATACTAATGTAAAAATTACCGACATTAGCGGCAATCTTGTTTATGAAACCAAATCAGTGGGAGGGCAAGCCGTGTGGCATGGTAAAAATTTACATGGACATAGGGTTCATACCGGAGTTTATCTGGTATTTTGTGCCTCAAGTGACGGTACACAGACCTGTGTCACAAAAATATTGTTCATCCGTTGA